The following coding sequences lie in one Alloacidobacterium dinghuense genomic window:
- the nagA gene encoding N-acetylglucosamine-6-phosphate deacetylase produces MRRVITAEKLLTPDKTFSRPVVVIEDGAISSITSRADGAVAAGEVRDYPGTTLVPAYLDVHFHGSGGADVMDGSRESLTTIGRFLARYGVGSYLATTISAPVDTTLRSLRGLAKLIGSEIEGARPLGIHIEGPFISHAKRGAHAERDLQLPTLSLFNRMWEAAEGHIRLMTIAPELPGADEVMARGKELGVRISLGHSNAGTEDTLRGIRAGATSATHTFNAMRRFDHREPGMLGVVLDRPELFAEIISDGLHVHPTVVRMFWKEKGSERAILVTDAMSATGMPDGNYRLGELEVRVKDGKCIIGEDTLAGSTLTMDRAVRNFAEFTGADIGTAATLATRNPARMIGLDSQVGALEVGRAADLIVLSPKGEVIETILRGQPVAAA; encoded by the coding sequence ATGCGCAGAGTGATTACAGCAGAGAAGCTGCTGACCCCAGACAAAACGTTTTCCCGTCCGGTTGTGGTGATCGAGGATGGAGCGATCTCCAGCATCACTTCTCGCGCGGACGGGGCTGTGGCCGCCGGCGAAGTCCGGGATTATCCAGGCACCACGCTTGTTCCCGCCTATCTTGACGTTCATTTTCACGGCAGCGGTGGCGCGGATGTGATGGACGGCTCACGCGAATCGCTCACGACGATTGGACGCTTTTTGGCGCGTTATGGCGTCGGGTCGTATCTGGCGACAACGATTTCCGCACCTGTCGACACGACACTGCGTTCGTTACGTGGGCTGGCTAAATTGATCGGCTCAGAGATCGAGGGTGCAAGACCTCTCGGAATTCATATTGAAGGCCCATTTATCTCGCATGCAAAACGCGGCGCGCACGCGGAGCGTGATCTCCAGTTGCCCACGCTGTCGTTGTTCAACCGCATGTGGGAAGCTGCGGAAGGGCATATCCGGCTGATGACGATCGCACCGGAACTACCCGGTGCGGACGAAGTGATGGCGCGTGGAAAAGAACTCGGAGTGCGCATCAGCCTCGGACATAGCAACGCGGGAACGGAAGATACCTTGCGAGGCATACGCGCCGGTGCGACTTCTGCGACGCACACCTTTAACGCTATGCGCCGCTTCGATCACCGCGAGCCGGGTATGCTGGGCGTCGTTCTGGACAGGCCCGAGCTTTTCGCCGAGATTATCAGCGACGGCTTGCATGTGCACCCTACGGTCGTCCGCATGTTCTGGAAAGAGAAAGGCAGTGAACGAGCGATTCTGGTGACGGATGCAATGAGCGCAACCGGCATGCCAGATGGCAACTACCGGCTGGGTGAACTCGAGGTTCGCGTGAAGGATGGAAAATGCATCATCGGCGAAGACACACTGGCGGGCAGCACGCTTACGATGGATCGCGCTGTGCGGAATTTTGCCGAGTTTACCGGCGCGGACATTGGTACAGCAGCAACACTGGCCACTCGGAACCCGGCGCGGATGATCGGGCTTGATTCACAGGTGGGAGCGCTCGAAGTTGGACGCGCTGCCGATCTGATTGTACTTTCGCCGAAGGGCGAGGTGATCGAGACGATTCTGCGCGGGCAGCCGGTGGCTGCGGCATAA
- a CDS encoding deoxyribonuclease IV: MSKPRIGFHLSTAGGVFNAAERANQIGANTFQIFSSSPRMWRPARLEQVHCERMRELRKNYDCWPLVIHTSYLVNLCSQSEVVRAKSISAFHGEIERALALGAEYLVLHPGSWRGLTREEGLRLAAESIAKSLDGLNPQINDFQILIENTAGAEFSLGSSFEQVAELIHRLRNVAPVGACLDTCHTHVSGYDIVTEKGYEETARQIEATIGAKAVRVWHTNDAKAARGSKLDRHEQIGRGTIGVEAFRRLLNDKRFAHCAFIAEVPVEQPNDDQKNVALLKSLVHPTEKAGKPTANRANRKQSVK; this comes from the coding sequence ATGAGCAAACCACGAATCGGCTTTCATCTTTCTACTGCTGGAGGGGTTTTCAACGCGGCTGAGCGCGCCAACCAGATTGGAGCCAACACCTTTCAAATCTTCTCATCCAGCCCGCGTATGTGGCGACCCGCCCGCCTTGAACAGGTCCATTGCGAGCGGATGCGCGAGCTCCGGAAGAACTACGACTGCTGGCCGCTCGTTATCCATACCAGCTATCTGGTAAATCTTTGCAGTCAGTCAGAAGTCGTCCGAGCCAAGTCCATCTCCGCTTTCCACGGCGAGATCGAGCGTGCCCTGGCTCTCGGAGCCGAGTATCTGGTCCTCCATCCGGGCTCGTGGCGCGGCCTCACTCGCGAAGAGGGCCTGCGGCTGGCAGCGGAATCCATTGCAAAATCGCTCGACGGACTCAACCCGCAGATCAACGATTTCCAAATCCTGATCGAAAACACCGCCGGCGCGGAATTTTCTCTCGGAAGCAGCTTCGAGCAGGTAGCCGAACTCATTCACCGCCTCCGCAACGTCGCTCCCGTCGGCGCCTGCCTTGACACCTGCCATACCCACGTTTCCGGATACGACATCGTCACCGAAAAGGGCTACGAAGAAACTGCGCGCCAGATCGAAGCGACTATCGGTGCGAAAGCTGTCCGCGTGTGGCACACCAACGACGCCAAAGCAGCACGCGGCTCAAAGCTGGACCGACACGAACAAATCGGCCGAGGAACGATCGGCGTCGAAGCCTTCCGCCGCCTGCTCAACGATAAGCGATTCGCGCATTGCGCCTTCATCGCAGAGGTTCCCGTCGAGCAGCCCAACGACGACCAGAAAAACGTTGCCCTGCTCAAGTCTCTCGTTCATCCAACAGAGAAAGCGGGCAAACCAACAGCAAATAGGGCGAATCGTAAACAATCGGTAAAATAA
- the leuS gene encoding leucine--tRNA ligase — MSSVKPTETAAMAATGGASPEVRYTPAEIEPRWQERWAEQPDLYAAEPASSGKPKYYVLEMLPYPSGQLHMGHVRNYAIGDALARYMWMQGYNVLHPMGWDAFGLPAENAAIKNNTPPRAWTTSNIAAMKRQMNRIGLSYDWANEVTTCLPDYYRWNQWFFIRMFERGLAYRKKSKVNWCPKCCTVLANEQVINGRCWRHEDTIVEQRDLEQWFLRITDYAQELLEDLDKLEGWPEKVRTMQRNWIGRSEGAEVDFEVEDATHTPVDELQQVRHKGTAVLSAVENLKTTGARITVFTTRIDTIYGATSIILAPEHALVKEFATANAELAEQVNALLEQQKRAREAGDIGEIEKHGVFTGHYAVNPFNNERLPIWVANYILGEYGTGAIMSVPAHDERDYEFAQKYGIEMRIVILPRRTEDADGKGETESTLPYTDEDSLLINSCDFSSMGNKEAQQKMIAFVEENKFGKATISFRLRDWGVSRQRYWGTPIPMLYCEKDGIVAVPDDQLPVLLPDNVEITQEGGSPLAKLPEFVNTTCPKCGGPARRETDTMDTFVDSSWYFYRYTSAKDDKAPFDSAAIDYWFPIDQYIGGVEHAILHLIYSRFWTKVMRDLRLVKNDEPADRLFTQGMVIKNGAKMSKSKGNVVSPDDMIARYGADATRMYSLFAAPPDRDLDWQEDGVAGVSRFLGRVYRFVMKAAPGMRQPTTASGTQLDAAIAPNLERKLHQTIHKITQDFAGRWHFNTSIAAIMELLNLLNEHEDAIVAAVESDGRAREIITNLVLLLAPFAPYLAAELWGEIGGTTAVNKEPWPKADPGKMAESTIEIPVQVNGKLRAVVSVPADADQDATQAAVMADARVQAATAGKQIVKVIVVPGKLTNIVVKG; from the coding sequence ATGTCTTCAGTCAAGCCCACAGAAACCGCTGCAATGGCAGCGACAGGCGGAGCTTCTCCCGAAGTCCGCTACACCCCTGCTGAAATTGAACCGCGCTGGCAAGAGCGCTGGGCCGAGCAACCTGATCTCTACGCCGCCGAACCGGCATCCAGCGGCAAGCCCAAATACTATGTGCTTGAGATGCTGCCCTATCCTTCGGGCCAGCTCCACATGGGCCACGTTCGCAACTATGCCATTGGTGATGCTTTGGCCCGATACATGTGGATGCAAGGCTACAACGTGCTCCACCCGATGGGCTGGGATGCCTTCGGTCTGCCTGCGGAAAACGCGGCCATCAAAAACAACACACCGCCACGCGCCTGGACTACATCCAACATCGCCGCCATGAAGCGGCAGATGAACCGTATTGGCCTCAGCTACGATTGGGCTAACGAAGTCACCACCTGCCTGCCCGACTATTACCGCTGGAATCAGTGGTTCTTTATACGCATGTTCGAACGGGGCCTGGCGTATCGCAAGAAAAGCAAAGTGAACTGGTGTCCGAAGTGCTGCACGGTCCTCGCCAACGAGCAGGTCATCAACGGACGCTGCTGGCGGCACGAAGACACCATCGTCGAACAGCGCGATCTGGAGCAGTGGTTCCTGCGCATTACCGACTACGCCCAGGAATTGCTCGAGGACCTGGACAAGCTCGAAGGCTGGCCGGAAAAAGTGCGCACCATGCAGCGCAACTGGATCGGCCGCAGCGAGGGCGCGGAAGTCGACTTCGAAGTAGAAGACGCGACCCACACGCCGGTTGACGAGCTTCAGCAGGTGCGCCACAAGGGCACAGCCGTTTTGTCCGCAGTTGAAAATCTCAAAACAACCGGCGCCAGGATCACCGTCTTCACTACGCGCATCGACACGATCTATGGGGCGACCAGCATCATCCTTGCTCCGGAGCATGCGCTGGTAAAGGAGTTTGCCACCGCAAACGCCGAGCTTGCTGAGCAGGTAAACGCGCTCTTGGAGCAGCAAAAGAGGGCACGCGAGGCCGGTGATATCGGCGAGATTGAAAAGCACGGCGTCTTTACCGGTCACTATGCCGTCAATCCGTTCAACAATGAGCGACTGCCGATTTGGGTCGCCAATTACATCCTCGGCGAATACGGCACGGGCGCGATCATGTCGGTCCCTGCACACGACGAGCGCGACTACGAATTCGCCCAAAAGTACGGCATCGAGATGCGCATCGTCATTCTGCCGCGGCGCACGGAGGATGCCGACGGCAAGGGCGAAACGGAATCGACGCTGCCCTACACCGATGAAGACAGCCTGCTGATCAATTCCTGCGATTTCAGCTCGATGGGCAACAAAGAAGCGCAGCAGAAGATGATCGCCTTCGTCGAAGAAAACAAATTCGGAAAGGCAACCATCAGTTTTCGTCTGAGGGACTGGGGCGTAAGCCGACAGCGCTACTGGGGCACGCCCATTCCCATGCTCTACTGCGAGAAGGATGGGATTGTCGCCGTTCCTGACGATCAGTTGCCGGTGCTCCTGCCCGACAACGTCGAGATCACGCAGGAAGGTGGGTCGCCGCTCGCCAAGCTGCCGGAATTCGTGAACACTACCTGCCCGAAGTGTGGAGGGCCCGCGCGCCGCGAAACGGACACCATGGACACCTTCGTCGATTCGTCCTGGTACTTCTACCGCTATACAAGCGCGAAGGATGACAAAGCACCATTCGACTCAGCCGCGATCGACTACTGGTTCCCCATCGACCAGTACATCGGCGGCGTCGAGCATGCAATTCTGCACCTGATCTATTCGCGTTTCTGGACCAAAGTGATGCGCGATCTTAGGCTCGTCAAAAACGACGAACCAGCCGACCGCCTCTTCACCCAGGGCATGGTGATCAAGAACGGCGCAAAGATGTCGAAGTCGAAGGGCAATGTGGTTTCGCCCGATGACATGATCGCCCGCTACGGGGCAGACGCCACTCGCATGTACTCGCTCTTTGCCGCGCCACCAGACCGTGACCTCGACTGGCAGGAGGACGGTGTTGCAGGCGTGAGCCGATTCCTGGGCCGTGTCTACCGCTTTGTGATGAAGGCAGCTCCGGGAATGCGCCAGCCGACCACGGCGAGTGGAACCCAACTGGACGCAGCAATCGCACCGAATCTCGAACGCAAGCTGCATCAGACAATTCACAAAATTACGCAGGATTTTGCAGGACGTTGGCACTTCAATACCTCCATCGCCGCAATCATGGAGTTGTTGAATCTACTCAACGAACACGAAGATGCAATCGTTGCCGCTGTCGAATCCGACGGCCGAGCACGTGAGATCATCACGAATCTCGTGCTCTTGCTCGCGCCGTTTGCCCCTTACCTCGCTGCGGAATTGTGGGGAGAGATTGGCGGGACCACCGCAGTCAATAAAGAGCCCTGGCCGAAAGCAGACCCGGGCAAAATGGCCGAATCGACAATCGAAATTCCTGTGCAGGTGAACGGAAAACTGCGAGCCGTAGTTAGCGTACCCGCAGACGCCGACCAGGACGCGACGCAGGCAGCGGTAATGGCCGATGCAAGAGTGCAGGCGGCCACTGCGGGCAAGCAGATCGTCAAGGTGATCGTCGTTCCCGGCAAGCTCACTAACATCGTAGTGAAGGGCTGA
- the guaA gene encoding glutamine-hydrolyzing GMP synthase, protein MDTSSIVILDFGSQYTQLIARRIREQNVFSVVLPCTAKLEEIQSCKPIGIVLSGGPCSVYDADAPNADPAVLNLGKPILGICYGLQFITHHLGGKVRSAEKREYGHAEVSIVDPAIPLFAGLPVNLHVWMSHGDEALDLPPGFHLTARTSNAVAGIANPDRNIWAVQFHPEVHHTRHGTELLRNFLFNVCKAKPDWTPEHFIKSTVAAIREKVGDGHAICALSGGVDSSVAAVLVHRAIGDRLTCVFVDNGVLRKNEFFKVQENLCEKLGLNLVAVDASGRFLSRLAGVTDPETKRKIIGNEFISVFDDEAHRIAQQTGGVDWLVQGTLYPDVIESSSVKGPSQTIKSHHNVGGLPETMKLKLIEPLRDLFKDEVRRIGRDMKMPEDILQRQPFPGPGLAVRILGEITPERVALLQEADDIVVTEIKAAGLYQQIWQSFAVLLPVKSVGVMGDQRTYAYTCAIRAVHSEDGMTADWVPLPYDVLKRISSRIVNEIRGINRVVYDITSKPPGTIEWE, encoded by the coding sequence GTGGATACCTCGTCGATCGTCATCCTTGATTTTGGCTCCCAGTACACACAACTCATAGCGCGCCGCATTCGCGAGCAGAATGTCTTTTCTGTGGTCCTGCCCTGCACGGCAAAGCTTGAGGAGATTCAAAGCTGCAAGCCAATCGGCATCGTTCTCTCCGGCGGACCCTGCTCGGTCTACGATGCTGATGCACCCAACGCCGATCCCGCGGTCTTAAATCTGGGTAAACCAATCCTCGGCATCTGCTACGGCCTGCAATTCATCACGCATCATCTCGGTGGCAAAGTCCGCTCTGCCGAGAAGCGGGAGTACGGCCACGCCGAAGTCTCTATCGTCGATCCGGCTATACCGCTCTTTGCCGGCCTGCCCGTCAATCTCCATGTCTGGATGTCCCACGGCGACGAGGCGCTCGATCTTCCACCCGGCTTTCATCTCACCGCAAGAACATCCAACGCCGTCGCAGGCATCGCAAACCCCGACCGTAATATCTGGGCCGTTCAGTTCCATCCCGAAGTACACCACACGCGCCACGGAACGGAACTCCTGCGCAACTTCCTCTTCAACGTGTGCAAAGCAAAGCCGGACTGGACGCCTGAACACTTTATCAAGTCCACCGTCGCCGCCATTCGAGAAAAAGTGGGCGATGGGCACGCTATCTGCGCGCTCTCCGGTGGCGTCGACTCCTCGGTCGCGGCAGTGCTCGTACATCGCGCTATCGGCGACCGACTCACCTGCGTCTTCGTTGACAATGGCGTGCTGCGCAAGAACGAATTCTTCAAAGTCCAGGAAAATCTTTGCGAGAAGCTCGGCCTGAACCTCGTCGCCGTCGATGCCAGCGGACGCTTTCTCTCGCGCCTCGCCGGCGTCACCGATCCGGAAACCAAACGCAAGATCATCGGCAACGAATTCATCAGCGTCTTCGACGATGAAGCGCATCGCATCGCGCAGCAGACCGGCGGAGTCGACTGGCTCGTGCAGGGTACGCTCTACCCCGACGTCATCGAGTCCTCATCCGTCAAAGGCCCATCGCAAACCATCAAGAGCCATCACAATGTCGGCGGCCTGCCCGAGACGATGAAGCTCAAACTCATCGAACCGCTGCGCGACCTCTTCAAGGATGAAGTCCGCCGCATTGGCCGCGATATGAAGATGCCGGAAGACATCCTGCAGCGCCAGCCGTTCCCCGGTCCGGGCCTTGCCGTCCGCATCCTCGGCGAGATCACTCCGGAGCGCGTAGCGTTACTGCAGGAAGCCGACGACATCGTCGTCACCGAAATCAAAGCCGCCGGACTCTACCAGCAGATCTGGCAGTCGTTTGCGGTTCTGCTTCCGGTCAAGAGTGTCGGCGTTATGGGCGACCAACGCACCTACGCCTACACCTGCGCCATCCGCGCAGTGCATTCTGAAGATGGCATGACCGCCGATTGGGTGCCCTTGCCCTATGACGTACTCAAGCGCATCTCCAGCCGCATCGTCAACGAGATTCGCGGCATCAACCGCGTCGTCTACGACATCACCTCAAAACCACCCGGCACCATCGAGTGGGAGTAG
- a CDS encoding alpha-galactosidase: MYGKYAQLWRISDDFWDVWKKPDADASAFPQSLTGQFAKLAQWSAHVEPGHWPDADMLPLGYIGPKPGWGDPRHTRLTADEQQTLITLWSIARSPLILGANLTQMDTFTELLLTNPEVIAVDQHSSGNKPVIQTDSTVVWTAKGADGKQYVAAFNIGETEQALSYDWNELGLSVANHTLRDLWQKKDLGASTALKVTLAPHASALYVVQ, encoded by the coding sequence ATGTACGGAAAATATGCGCAGCTGTGGCGGATTTCCGATGACTTCTGGGATGTGTGGAAGAAGCCGGATGCGGATGCGAGCGCATTTCCGCAGTCTTTAACTGGGCAATTCGCAAAGTTGGCGCAGTGGTCTGCGCACGTCGAGCCGGGACACTGGCCGGATGCCGATATGCTTCCGCTGGGATACATTGGGCCGAAGCCGGGCTGGGGCGATCCGCGACATACACGCCTGACCGCAGACGAACAGCAGACGCTGATTACATTGTGGTCGATTGCGCGCTCGCCGCTGATCCTCGGTGCGAATCTCACGCAGATGGATACATTCACGGAATTATTGCTGACGAATCCGGAAGTGATTGCGGTCGATCAGCATTCGAGCGGGAACAAGCCGGTGATTCAGACGGATTCCACGGTCGTGTGGACGGCGAAAGGCGCTGACGGAAAGCAGTATGTGGCCGCTTTCAACATCGGCGAGACAGAGCAGGCTCTTTCTTATGACTGGAATGAGCTTGGCCTGTCTGTTGCTAATCATACGCTGCGGGATTTGTGGCAGAAGAAGGACCTGGGCGCGAGCACTGCTTTGAAAGTCACACTCGCTCCGCATGCCTCGGCGCTCTATGTAGTGCAATGA
- a CDS encoding alpha-galactosidase gives MKRFIHGCAFTLTMLAGTSLLAQSRAVLAPVPPMGWNSWDSYGLTITEDQFKANIEWFNKHLKRYGWQYVVIDEGWYLQHAENAGTKGADQGYTLDKNGRYLPAPNRFPSSGGDAGLKPLGDYVHSLGLKFGIHIIRGIPKEAVEKNLPIAGTSLHAAEAANTSDLCRWNPDNYGLKANAAGQAYYDSLAKLYASWGLDFINVDCISQPYDADEIHMMSAALKKSGRLIVLSLSPGPTPIEQADDVRKICAAVADFR, from the coding sequence ATGAAGCGTTTTATTCACGGCTGCGCATTCACGCTCACGATGCTTGCGGGAACTTCTCTTCTAGCGCAGAGTCGGGCAGTACTTGCGCCAGTGCCGCCGATGGGCTGGAACAGCTGGGATTCGTACGGTCTGACAATTACTGAAGATCAGTTCAAGGCAAACATTGAGTGGTTCAACAAGCATTTGAAGCGGTATGGATGGCAGTATGTCGTCATCGATGAGGGCTGGTATCTTCAGCACGCCGAGAACGCCGGGACAAAAGGGGCCGACCAGGGCTATACGCTCGATAAAAATGGCAGATATCTGCCCGCTCCCAATCGTTTTCCCTCAAGTGGAGGGGATGCAGGGCTAAAACCTCTTGGTGACTACGTTCATTCGCTGGGGCTGAAATTTGGAATCCATATCATTCGGGGTATTCCGAAAGAAGCAGTGGAGAAGAATCTGCCGATTGCGGGGACGTCGCTTCATGCTGCGGAAGCCGCGAATACTTCCGATCTGTGCCGGTGGAATCCGGACAATTATGGCCTGAAGGCGAATGCAGCGGGGCAGGCCTACTACGATTCGCTGGCGAAGCTCTACGCGAGCTGGGGGCTAGACTTCATCAATGTCGATTGCATCTCGCAGCCGTACGACGCGGATGAAATTCATATGATGAGCGCCGCGCTCAAGAAGAGCGGACGGCTAATTGTGTTGAGTCTTTCTCCGGGACCGACTCCGATTGAGCAGGCAGACGATGTACGGAAAATATGCGCAGCTGTGGCGGATTTCCGATGA